The proteins below come from a single Pseudomonas chlororaphis genomic window:
- the relA gene encoding (p)ppGpp synthetase ((p)ppGpp synthetase; catalyzes the formation of pppGpp and ppGpp from ATP and GTP or GDP) — MVQVRAHQPINTDGSINLEAWLDHTVSIDMVLDREALKEACEFAREAEQQHNAAKNLWSEGTSSFQTGLEIAEILADLKLDQDSLVAAVLYRGVREGQIQLSVVSQRFGPVVAKLIDGVLRMAAISASLSPRHSMVLGTQGQVENLRKMLVAMVDDVRVALIKLAERTCAIRAVKAADDEKRNRVAREVFDIYAPLAHRLGIGHIKWELEDLSFRYLEPDQYKQIAKLLHERRLDRERFITDVMTQLREELQATGVEADISGRAKHIYSIWRKMQRKGLEFSQIYDVRAVRVLVPEMRDCYTALGIVHTLWRHIPKEFDDYIANPKENGYRSLHTAVIGPEGKVLEVQIRTHAMHEEAELGVCAHWKYKGTDVKSGSNHYEEKISWLRQVLEWHEELGDIGGLAEQLRVDIEPDRVYIFTPDGHAIDLPKGATPLDFAYRVHTEIGHNCRGAKINGRIVPLNYSLQTGEQVEIITSKHGTPSRDWLNPNLGYITTSRARAKIVHWFKLQARDQNVAAGKTLIERELSRLGLPQVDFDKLAEKANMKTAEDMFAALGAGDLRLAQLVNLAQQLVEPERGNEQLELIPRKATGYKPGKRGDIQIQGVGNLMTQMAGCCQPLPGDAIVGYITQGRGVSIHRQDCASVLQLAGREPERIIQVSWGPVPVLTYPVDIVIRAYDRSGLLRDVSQVLLNERINVLAVNTRSNKEDNTALMSLTIEIPGLDALGRLLGRISQLPNIIETRRNRTPG, encoded by the coding sequence ATGGTACAGGTGAGAGCACACCAGCCGATCAACACCGACGGCAGTATCAATCTCGAGGCTTGGCTCGATCACACGGTCAGTATCGACATGGTGCTCGATCGTGAAGCCTTGAAAGAGGCCTGCGAGTTCGCTCGTGAGGCCGAGCAACAACACAATGCGGCGAAGAACCTCTGGTCCGAGGGCACCTCGAGTTTCCAGACAGGGCTTGAGATCGCCGAGATCCTTGCCGACCTCAAGCTCGACCAGGATTCGCTGGTGGCGGCGGTCTTGTACCGCGGCGTGCGCGAAGGCCAGATCCAGCTCTCGGTGGTCAGCCAGCGCTTCGGCCCGGTGGTCGCCAAGCTGATTGACGGCGTGTTGCGCATGGCCGCTATCAGCGCCAGTCTCAGCCCGCGCCACTCCATGGTCCTGGGCACCCAGGGCCAGGTGGAGAACCTGCGCAAGATGCTCGTGGCGATGGTCGATGACGTGCGCGTCGCGCTGATCAAGCTGGCCGAGCGCACGTGCGCCATCCGCGCCGTCAAGGCGGCGGACGATGAAAAGCGCAACCGGGTCGCCCGGGAGGTGTTCGACATCTATGCGCCCCTGGCCCACCGCCTCGGCATCGGTCATATCAAGTGGGAGCTGGAAGACCTGTCTTTCCGCTACCTGGAGCCGGACCAGTACAAGCAGATCGCCAAGCTGTTGCATGAGCGGCGCCTGGACCGCGAGCGCTTCATCACCGACGTGATGACCCAGTTGCGCGAAGAGCTGCAGGCCACCGGCGTGGAAGCCGACATCAGCGGCCGGGCCAAGCACATCTATTCGATCTGGCGCAAAATGCAGCGCAAGGGCCTGGAGTTCAGCCAGATCTACGACGTTCGCGCCGTTCGCGTGCTGGTCCCGGAGATGCGCGATTGCTACACCGCGCTGGGGATCGTCCACACCTTGTGGCGGCACATCCCCAAGGAATTCGACGACTACATCGCCAACCCCAAGGAAAACGGCTATCGCTCGCTGCACACCGCGGTGATCGGCCCCGAGGGCAAGGTGCTGGAAGTGCAGATCCGCACCCACGCCATGCACGAGGAAGCCGAGCTGGGCGTTTGCGCGCACTGGAAATACAAGGGCACCGACGTCAAGTCCGGGTCCAACCACTACGAAGAGAAAATCTCCTGGCTGCGCCAGGTCCTCGAATGGCATGAGGAACTGGGCGACATCGGTGGCCTGGCGGAACAACTGCGCGTGGACATCGAGCCGGACCGGGTCTACATCTTCACCCCCGACGGCCACGCCATCGACCTGCCCAAGGGCGCGACGCCGCTGGACTTTGCCTACCGGGTCCACACCGAGATCGGCCACAACTGCCGTGGCGCCAAGATCAACGGGCGGATCGTGCCGCTCAACTACAGCCTGCAGACCGGCGAGCAGGTCGAGATCATCACCAGCAAGCACGGTACGCCGAGCCGCGACTGGCTGAACCCGAACCTGGGCTACATCACCACTTCGCGGGCACGGGCGAAGATCGTCCACTGGTTCAAGTTGCAGGCCCGCGACCAGAACGTCGCCGCCGGCAAGACCCTGATCGAGCGCGAACTCAGTCGCCTGGGCCTGCCCCAGGTGGATTTCGACAAGCTGGCCGAAAAGGCCAACATGAAAACCGCCGAAGACATGTTCGCCGCCCTCGGTGCTGGCGACCTGCGCCTGGCGCAACTGGTCAACCTGGCCCAGCAACTGGTGGAGCCGGAACGCGGCAACGAGCAACTGGAGCTGATCCCGCGCAAGGCCACCGGCTACAAGCCCGGCAAGCGCGGCGACATCCAGATCCAGGGCGTGGGCAACCTGATGACACAGATGGCCGGCTGCTGCCAGCCGTTGCCGGGGGACGCGATCGTCGGCTACATCACCCAGGGCCGTGGCGTCAGCATCCACCGCCAGGATTGCGCCTCGGTGCTGCAACTGGCCGGCCGCGAGCCGGAGCGGATCATTCAGGTCAGTTGGGGCCCGGTGCCGGTGCTCACCTACCCGGTGGACATCGTCATCCGCGCCTACGACCGCTCCGGTCTGCTGCGTGACGTGTCCCAAGTGTTGCTCAATGAGCGGATCAACGTGCTGGCGGTCAACACCCGCTCGAACAAGGAGGACAACACGGCGCTGATGTCCCTGACCATCGAGATTCCGGGGCTGGATGCGCTGGGGCGGTTGTTGGGGCGGATTTCCCAGTTGCCGAACATCATCGAGACCCGGCGTAATCGGACGCCGGGTTAA
- a CDS encoding 23S rRNA methyltransferase → MARQERGLRFQPSGGSRAPQVPTGKKQRLTIERLANDGRGIAFVDGRTWFVIGALAGEEVEARVLGAHGKVVEARTERVFLPSELRRPAPCVHAGRCGGCSVQHLPHAEQLALKQRMLAEQLSRVAGVEPEQWAAPLSGTEFAYRRRARVAVRWDQKAKRLEVGFRAAGSQDIVAIDDCPVLVQPLQPIMSRLPDMLRRLSKPQALGHVELFAGSSLAVLLRHMAPLSEADLTILKDFCDFHQAQLWLHGEGEPQPVVPGQALGYRLDTWALELAYRPGDFIQVNAHVNEAMIVQALQWLAPQPDERVLDLFCGLGNFALPLARTVREVVAVEGVQAMVDRAAANAVSNNLNNTAFFQADLSQPLTTAQWIGEGFSAVLLDPPRDGAFEVVRKLASLGAKRLVYVSCNPATLARDTVELIKQGYRLKRAGILDMFPQTAHVEAMALFEASQDGLSD, encoded by the coding sequence ATGGCCAGGCAAGAAAGAGGCTTGCGCTTCCAGCCCAGTGGCGGAAGCCGGGCCCCGCAAGTGCCCACCGGTAAAAAGCAGCGCCTGACCATCGAGCGCCTGGCCAACGATGGCCGGGGCATCGCCTTTGTCGACGGGCGTACCTGGTTCGTCATCGGCGCGCTGGCCGGCGAAGAGGTCGAGGCACGGGTGCTGGGTGCTCACGGCAAAGTGGTCGAGGCCCGCACCGAGCGTGTGTTCCTGCCCAGTGAACTGCGGCGTCCGGCGCCTTGCGTGCATGCCGGTCGCTGTGGCGGTTGCAGCGTCCAGCATCTGCCCCACGCCGAACAGCTTGCCCTGAAACAGCGCATGCTCGCCGAGCAATTGTCGCGGGTGGCCGGTGTGGAACCGGAGCAATGGGCCGCGCCACTGAGTGGCACCGAATTCGCTTATCGGCGCCGTGCCCGCGTGGCCGTGCGCTGGGATCAGAAGGCGAAACGACTCGAGGTGGGGTTTCGCGCCGCTGGCAGCCAGGACATCGTCGCCATCGATGATTGCCCGGTGCTGGTACAGCCCTTGCAGCCGATCATGAGCCGCTTGCCGGACATGCTCAGGCGCTTGAGCAAACCCCAGGCGTTGGGGCATGTGGAGTTGTTCGCCGGTTCGTCCCTGGCAGTGCTGCTGCGGCACATGGCGCCGCTGTCCGAGGCCGACCTGACGATCCTCAAGGATTTTTGCGACTTCCATCAGGCCCAGCTGTGGCTGCACGGCGAGGGCGAGCCGCAACCGGTGGTGCCGGGCCAGGCCCTGGGTTACCGCCTGGACACCTGGGCGCTGGAGCTGGCCTACCGGCCGGGGGATTTCATCCAGGTGAACGCCCACGTCAATGAGGCGATGATCGTCCAGGCCTTGCAATGGCTGGCGCCGCAGCCCGATGAGCGGGTGCTGGACCTGTTCTGCGGCCTGGGCAATTTCGCCTTGCCGTTGGCCCGGACGGTGCGTGAAGTGGTGGCCGTGGAAGGCGTGCAGGCCATGGTGGACCGTGCGGCGGCCAACGCTGTCAGCAACAATTTGAATAACACTGCTTTTTTTCAGGCCGATTTATCCCAGCCCCTGACGACTGCGCAGTGGATCGGCGAAGGCTTTTCTGCGGTACTCTTGGACCCACCCCGTGACGGTGCTTTCGAGGTGGTACGCAAGCTGGCGTCCCTGGGCGCCAAACGGTTGGTTTATGTATCGTGCAACCCGGCAACTTTGGCCCGGGACACGGTCGAACTGATCAAGCAGGGCTACCGGTTAAAACGTGCCGGGATTCTCGATATGTTTCCTCAGACGGCGCATGTCGAGGCCATGGCGTTATTTGAAGCGAGCCAGGATGGCTTGTCCGACTGA